Proteins encoded in a region of the Haloglomus salinum genome:
- a CDS encoding DUF7577 domain-containing protein has product MYDPQVYGLLGAVLLLHLGTLVYVYIRRNGDEGSPAPDRDGETVDRGTETAVDAGTEADETVVCTECGVRNAADYRFCRACVADLSGTPAQGGSEAFSNAA; this is encoded by the coding sequence ATGTACGACCCGCAGGTCTACGGCCTGCTCGGGGCCGTCCTGCTGCTGCACCTCGGGACGCTCGTGTACGTCTACATCCGGCGGAACGGGGACGAGGGCTCGCCAGCCCCGGACCGGGACGGCGAGACCGTCGACCGGGGCACCGAGACCGCGGTCGACGCCGGCACGGAGGCCGACGAGACGGTGGTCTGTACGGAGTGTGGTGTCCGGAACGCGGCTGACTACCGCTTCTGCCGGGCCTGTGTCGCGGACCTCTCGGGAACGCCGGCCCAGGGTGGGAGCGAGGCGTTCTCGAACGCCGCCTGA
- a CDS encoding transcription initiation factor IIB: MSDTRLTQRAERSSEETQPAVEDEETQATLVCPECGGSLSVDTEHGETVCEDCGLVVEEDSIDRGPEWRAFDAQEKDEKSRVGAPTTNMMHDKGLSTNIGWQDKDAYGNSLSSKQRQKMQRLRTWNERFRTRDSKERNLKQALGEIDRMASALGLPDNVRETASVIYRRALDENLLPGRSIEGIATAAVYAAARQANVPRSLDEVARVCRVDKEEFKRAYRYIVKELNLAIEPADPTEYLPRFASELDAGDATERKAVELIETASEEQLLSGKSPVGIAAAALYAGSLLTSEGLTQSEVGDVADISEVTIRNRYKDLLEAAGVMGPDSAAETAGA, encoded by the coding sequence ATGTCCGACACTCGACTCACCCAGCGTGCCGAGCGGTCGTCCGAGGAGACACAGCCGGCAGTCGAGGACGAGGAGACACAGGCGACGCTCGTCTGCCCGGAGTGCGGCGGGAGCCTGAGCGTCGACACGGAGCACGGCGAGACCGTCTGCGAGGACTGTGGGCTCGTCGTCGAGGAGGATAGCATCGACCGCGGCCCCGAGTGGCGCGCGTTCGACGCCCAGGAGAAAGACGAGAAGAGCCGCGTCGGCGCCCCGACGACCAACATGATGCACGACAAGGGGCTCTCGACCAACATCGGCTGGCAGGACAAGGACGCCTACGGCAACAGCCTGTCCAGCAAGCAGCGCCAGAAGATGCAGCGCCTCCGCACCTGGAACGAGCGGTTCCGCACCCGCGACTCCAAGGAGCGCAACCTCAAGCAGGCCCTCGGGGAAATCGACCGGATGGCTAGCGCCCTGGGCCTCCCGGACAACGTCCGCGAGACCGCCTCGGTCATCTACCGCCGCGCGCTCGACGAGAACCTGCTCCCCGGCCGCTCCATCGAGGGCATCGCGACCGCGGCCGTCTACGCCGCCGCGCGGCAGGCGAACGTCCCGCGGAGCCTCGACGAGGTCGCGCGGGTCTGCCGCGTCGACAAGGAGGAGTTCAAACGCGCCTACCGCTACATCGTCAAGGAGCTGAACCTCGCCATCGAGCCGGCGGACCCGACGGAGTACCTGCCCCGGTTCGCGAGCGAGCTCGATGCCGGCGACGCCACCGAGCGCAAGGCCGTCGAACTCATCGAGACCGCCAGCGAGGAACAGCTCCTCTCGGGCAAGTCACCCGTTGGCATCGCGGCGGCCGCGCTGTACGCCGGCTCGCTCCTCACGAGCGAGGGGCTCACCCAGAGCGAGGTCGGCGACGTGGCCGATATCTCCGAAGTCACCATCCGCAACCGGTACAAGGACCTGCTGGAGGCCGCGGGAGTCATGGGCCCCGACTCGGCGGCCGAGACCGCCGGCGCCTGA